The following proteins come from a genomic window of Oceanimonas doudoroffii:
- a CDS encoding methyl-accepting chemotaxis protein, giving the protein MLHIKKTALSAKLFVTTGLLLLLCVLILNSVVNHFLKQTAGDVGREAATVLQAEISQQLSSQAATAGTRLAAFINDSFRTPLTLAQVLAASISGPAQDQLSREQVVAINRQLLMANPQLGAIYSQFEANAYDGLDALYVNGYTHSVNGAGSLEVYLVRQQDGTLEQLRVDDAAEKHDTGRNERGERNAEWFLCPMETSQPCLLEPYLYEIKPGHSELMTSVTVPIIAEGRFRGVSGADIHLSAFQQQIMQLADSLYHGQAEALLLSSQGVVVASSRQPDSLGRPLSEVMEGNASQRLLALSGGEVSTLGDDYLYGVYQMPITAAGVNWSLLIRVPREVALADVALLQQHLTAGVRELTHQQWLAGGLIMIAGIGAMVLLVRTITRPLTLMNERIGSLNSAEGDLTRTVQIDTHRELIALSGGFNGFIETLRQLVLRLKLTGQEVGRESDNGARLAGDMHQQVTRQNRELESVVTAMNEMSVASAEVARFSEQAAIEAGQANQALQGTQGRLAGTVDDIGQLAVEVLAAAQAVNQVAERSEAINSILDVIRAIAEQTNLLALNAAIEAARAGEQGRGFAVVADEVRALAAKTRQSTDDIAELIERLNRQVGDTVQIMEQGAARAEHTSAQSKEAYQDLSGVTTLIQTISDHVTQMATSAEEQSAVSSDINRNLTRLGEAAAQLADLAESVGQHGQRLSGLSGGLKQELGRLKT; this is encoded by the coding sequence ATGCTTCACATTAAAAAAACCGCCCTGTCGGCCAAGTTGTTTGTGACCACCGGCCTGCTGTTGTTGCTTTGCGTGCTGATCCTAAACAGTGTCGTGAACCACTTTTTGAAACAGACTGCCGGCGACGTCGGGCGGGAAGCCGCGACGGTGCTGCAAGCCGAAATCAGCCAGCAGCTCAGCAGTCAGGCGGCCACTGCGGGGACCCGGCTGGCTGCCTTCATCAATGACAGCTTTCGCACCCCCCTGACCCTGGCCCAGGTGCTGGCCGCCAGTATTTCGGGACCTGCTCAGGATCAACTCAGCCGGGAGCAGGTGGTGGCGATCAACCGCCAGTTGCTGATGGCCAACCCTCAGCTCGGTGCCATTTACAGTCAATTCGAGGCGAATGCCTATGATGGCCTGGATGCTCTCTATGTGAATGGCTATACCCATTCGGTGAACGGTGCCGGCAGCTTGGAGGTGTACTTGGTACGTCAACAGGATGGTACGCTGGAGCAATTGCGGGTGGACGACGCCGCCGAGAAACACGACACCGGCCGCAACGAACGGGGAGAGCGCAACGCCGAATGGTTTCTGTGTCCGATGGAGACTAGCCAACCCTGCCTGCTGGAGCCGTATTTGTATGAGATTAAGCCTGGCCACAGTGAATTGATGACCAGTGTAACGGTGCCCATTATCGCCGAAGGCCGGTTTCGTGGTGTGAGCGGGGCAGACATTCATCTGTCGGCGTTTCAGCAGCAGATCATGCAACTTGCCGACTCCCTTTACCATGGTCAGGCTGAAGCCTTGTTGCTCAGCAGCCAGGGGGTGGTGGTGGCGTCCAGTCGTCAGCCCGACAGCCTGGGCCGTCCGCTGAGCGAGGTGATGGAAGGAAACGCATCGCAGCGCTTGCTGGCCCTGAGCGGGGGTGAGGTGAGTACGCTGGGGGATGATTATCTGTATGGCGTTTATCAAATGCCGATCACCGCAGCCGGGGTGAACTGGTCGCTGTTGATCCGGGTGCCCCGTGAGGTGGCTCTGGCTGATGTGGCCCTGCTTCAGCAGCACCTGACGGCCGGTGTGCGCGAGCTGACCCATCAGCAGTGGTTGGCCGGAGGCCTGATCATGATTGCCGGTATTGGCGCCATGGTCCTGTTGGTACGTACCATTACCCGCCCGCTCACCCTGATGAACGAACGGATTGGCAGCCTGAACAGTGCCGAGGGGGACTTGACCCGAACCGTACAGATAGACACTCATCGGGAACTGATCGCCTTGTCTGGCGGCTTTAACGGTTTCATCGAGACCCTGCGTCAGCTGGTGCTCAGGCTCAAGCTGACCGGTCAGGAGGTGGGGCGGGAATCCGATAACGGCGCCCGGCTGGCCGGCGACATGCATCAGCAGGTGACCCGGCAGAACCGGGAGTTGGAGTCGGTGGTGACCGCCATGAACGAGATGAGTGTGGCCTCCGCCGAGGTGGCCCGTTTCTCCGAGCAGGCGGCGATCGAGGCGGGGCAGGCCAATCAGGCCCTGCAGGGCACTCAGGGGCGACTGGCCGGCACTGTGGATGACATCGGCCAGCTGGCCGTCGAGGTGCTGGCTGCGGCCCAAGCGGTGAACCAGGTGGCGGAACGCAGTGAGGCCATCAACAGCATTCTCGATGTCATACGGGCCATTGCCGAGCAGACCAACCTGCTGGCGCTCAATGCCGCCATCGAAGCGGCCCGGGCTGGCGAACAGGGCCGGGGCTTTGCGGTGGTGGCCGACGAGGTGCGGGCACTGGCGGCCAAGACCCGTCAGTCCACCGATGATATCGCCGAGTTGATTGAGAGGCTCAACCGGCAGGTGGGTGATACCGTGCAGATCATGGAGCAGGGAGCGGCGCGGGCCGAACACACCTCGGCGCAGTCGAAAGAGGCTTACCAGGATCTTTCCGGGGTAACAACATTGATCCAGACCATCAGTGATCACGTTACCCAGATGGCGACCTCGGCTGAAGAGCAAAGCGCGGTTTCAAGCGACATTAACCGCAACCTGACCAGACTGGGTGAGGCAGCGGCGCAACTGGCCGATCTTGCCGAGTCGGTGGGACAGCACGGTCAGCGCTTGAGTGGCCTGTCCGGGGGGCTCAAGCAGGAGCTGGGGCGCCTGAAAACCTGA
- a CDS encoding thiamine pyrophosphate-dependent dehydrogenase E1 component subunit alpha: MTNPNNATITLVHRIRFVDGHGLTIPTFRLLKDDGHLYADAIAPELDKEQALAMYHSMVATRLLDERMLAAQRQGRISFYLQSLGEEAQAVASAAALAPEDMILAQYREQGALLHRGFTLAQFMSQLFSNEDDLGKGRQMPVHYGCRELNFMTISSPLATQIPQATGVAYGQRLAGESAITLCYFGEGAASEGDFHAGLNMAAVLKTPVIFFCRNNGYAISTPASEQFVGDGIASRAVGYGIRTLRVDGADTLAVFEATRQARQLMLDDPQPMLIEAMSYRLGAHSSSDDPSGYRSQAEEERWRKRDPIGRYRLWLQHQGWLNEDDDRRHRDELRRQILEAMKQAEQRAKPALESLVEDVYAAVPRHLERQLAGLKHPSSGRQGEDA, encoded by the coding sequence ATGACCAATCCCAATAACGCCACCATTACCCTGGTGCACCGGATCCGGTTCGTGGACGGCCACGGCCTGACCATTCCCACCTTTCGGCTGTTAAAGGACGACGGCCACCTCTATGCCGATGCTATTGCGCCTGAACTCGACAAGGAGCAGGCGCTGGCCATGTACCACAGCATGGTGGCCACTCGACTGCTGGATGAGCGCATGCTGGCGGCCCAGCGCCAGGGCCGTATCAGCTTTTACCTGCAAAGCCTGGGGGAGGAAGCCCAGGCGGTGGCCAGTGCGGCGGCGCTGGCACCGGAAGACATGATCCTGGCCCAGTACCGGGAGCAGGGCGCCCTGCTGCACCGGGGTTTTACCCTGGCGCAATTCATGAGCCAGCTGTTTTCCAATGAGGACGATCTGGGCAAGGGCCGGCAGATGCCGGTGCACTACGGCTGTCGTGAGCTCAACTTCATGACCATTTCCTCCCCCCTGGCCACGCAAATTCCCCAGGCCACCGGGGTGGCCTATGGCCAGCGACTGGCCGGTGAGTCCGCCATCACCCTGTGCTACTTCGGGGAAGGGGCGGCCTCGGAAGGGGACTTTCACGCCGGCCTGAACATGGCGGCGGTGCTGAAAACCCCGGTGATCTTTTTTTGCCGCAACAATGGCTACGCCATTTCCACGCCGGCCAGCGAACAGTTTGTAGGTGACGGCATCGCCAGTCGCGCCGTGGGCTACGGCATTCGTACCCTGCGGGTGGACGGCGCCGACACCCTGGCGGTGTTTGAGGCCACCCGTCAGGCTCGGCAACTGATGCTGGACGATCCCCAACCAATGCTGATTGAAGCCATGTCCTACCGGCTGGGGGCCCATTCATCATCGGACGATCCCAGCGGCTACCGCTCTCAGGCCGAAGAGGAGCGCTGGCGCAAGCGGGATCCCATTGGTCGCTACCGCCTGTGGCTGCAGCATCAGGGCTGGCTGAATGAGGATGATGATCGCCGTCACCGTGATGAGTTGCGCCGGCAGATCCTGGAGGCCATGAAACAGGCCGAGCAGCGGGCCAAGCCCGCGCTGGAGAGCCTGGTGGAAGACGTTTATGCGGCGGTGCCGCGCCACCTTGAGCGTCAGTTGGCCGGGCTGAAACATCCTTCGAGTGGCCGGCAAGGGGAGGACGCATGA
- a CDS encoding alpha-ketoacid dehydrogenase subunit beta, translating into MKQMNLLQAVNQALTLAMERDASVLCFGEDVGHFGGVFRATSGLQDKYGEDRCFNTPLTEQGIVGFANGLAAKGLKPVAEIQFADYIFPAFDQLVNETAKFRYRSGNQFNVGGLVVRTPYGGGIAGGHYHSQSPEAYFVHTPGLRVVVPRGPVQAKGLLLAAIACPDPVIFFEPKRLYRAAVAEVDEGYYQLPLDRAEVVREGSDITLLAWGAQMDYLLKAADLADNAGISCEVIDLQSLLPWDEDTVVESVLKTGRLLISHEAPLTGGFGAEIAATVQERCFLYLESPIARVCGLDTPFPLALEKRYMPDQHRIFDAINATMNF; encoded by the coding sequence ATGAAGCAGATGAACCTGTTGCAGGCGGTCAATCAGGCGCTGACCCTGGCCATGGAGCGGGATGCCAGCGTGCTGTGCTTTGGCGAGGACGTGGGCCACTTTGGCGGCGTGTTTCGAGCCACCAGTGGCCTGCAGGACAAATATGGCGAAGATCGTTGCTTCAATACTCCGCTCACCGAGCAGGGCATTGTCGGCTTTGCCAACGGCCTGGCGGCAAAAGGATTGAAGCCGGTGGCGGAAATTCAGTTCGCCGATTACATCTTTCCCGCCTTTGATCAACTGGTCAATGAAACCGCCAAGTTCCGCTATCGCTCCGGCAACCAGTTCAACGTGGGCGGCCTGGTGGTGCGTACGCCCTACGGCGGCGGCATTGCCGGGGGCCATTATCACAGCCAGTCGCCGGAAGCGTATTTTGTACATACCCCGGGGTTGCGGGTGGTGGTGCCCCGAGGACCGGTGCAGGCCAAAGGGCTGCTGCTGGCGGCCATCGCCTGCCCGGATCCGGTGATCTTTTTTGAACCCAAGCGGCTGTACCGGGCGGCGGTGGCCGAGGTGGACGAAGGCTATTACCAGCTGCCCCTGGATAGGGCCGAGGTAGTGCGGGAAGGCTCGGATATCACCCTGCTGGCCTGGGGAGCCCAGATGGACTACCTGCTGAAGGCGGCGGATCTGGCCGACAATGCGGGCATTTCCTGTGAGGTGATCGATCTGCAGAGCCTGCTGCCCTGGGATGAAGACACTGTGGTGGAATCCGTGCTCAAGACCGGGCGGTTGCTGATCAGCCATGAGGCGCCCCTGACCGGTGGCTTTGGCGCAGAGATTGCCGCCACTGTACAAGAGCGCTGCTTTCTGTATCTGGAAAGCCCCATCGCTCGAGTGTGCGGCCTCGACACTCCCTTTCCGCTGGCGCTGGAAAAGCGGTACATGCCCGATCAGCATCGGATTTTCGACGCCATTAACGCCACCATGAATTTTTAG
- a CDS encoding 2-oxo acid dehydrogenase subunit E2, with translation MKKDFLLPDIGEGIVECELVEWLVAEGDRVEEDQAICDVMTDKALVQIPAVHAGTISRLYVKKGDMARVDAPLFEMTLADDEATASVPRSDSQQNEATENAETSEGERSPGAGAFGEATCHAESPEKAFAAGNRAVASPAVRRLAREHNVDLAQVPGSGDKGRVYKEDVEAWLAAQGAPSRTESAWREPLSGVRAAMARHMTDSLTVPRFTYCEEFCLDELLALKYRLTPEFERDGVKLTLLPFFIKALSLALSDFPLLGARLEGDGRTLVYEDGHHVGVAVDTPTGLLVPVLHHCEDKSLLTLARELTRLTEAARAGSLSQAELAGATISLSNIGVLGGTVSTPIVTPPQLAIAALGRLQRLPRFDEQDRVVARQLMTVCWSADHRVIDGATLARFNRCWQGYLEQPGRMLARLH, from the coding sequence ATGAAAAAGGACTTTCTGCTGCCGGATATCGGCGAGGGCATAGTGGAGTGCGAACTGGTGGAGTGGCTGGTGGCCGAGGGTGATCGGGTGGAAGAAGATCAGGCCATTTGCGATGTGATGACCGACAAGGCGCTGGTGCAGATTCCGGCGGTGCACGCCGGCACCATCTCTCGCTTGTATGTAAAAAAGGGGGACATGGCCAGGGTGGATGCGCCGCTGTTTGAAATGACGCTGGCAGATGATGAGGCCACCGCAAGCGTCCCTCGAAGCGACTCGCAGCAGAATGAGGCGACGGAAAACGCCGAGACCAGCGAAGGCGAGAGGTCCCCGGGTGCCGGGGCCTTCGGCGAAGCGACTTGCCATGCCGAGTCTCCTGAGAAAGCCTTTGCGGCCGGCAACCGGGCCGTGGCCAGTCCGGCGGTGCGTCGGCTGGCCCGGGAGCATAATGTGGATCTGGCGCAGGTGCCGGGTTCCGGCGATAAGGGCCGGGTCTACAAGGAAGATGTGGAGGCCTGGCTGGCGGCCCAAGGCGCGCCGTCGCGGACCGAATCGGCCTGGCGCGAGCCCCTGAGCGGTGTGCGCGCCGCCATGGCCCGGCACATGACCGACAGCCTCACCGTTCCCCGCTTTACCTATTGCGAGGAGTTTTGCCTGGACGAGCTGCTCGCGCTCAAATACCGGCTGACGCCGGAGTTTGAGCGCGATGGGGTCAAACTGACGCTGTTGCCGTTTTTTATCAAGGCGCTGTCGCTGGCGCTGTCTGACTTTCCGCTGCTCGGTGCCCGGCTTGAAGGCGATGGCCGCACCCTGGTGTATGAAGACGGTCATCATGTGGGGGTGGCAGTGGACACTCCAACCGGCCTGCTGGTGCCGGTGCTGCACCACTGTGAAGACAAGTCGTTGTTGACGCTGGCGCGTGAACTGACCCGGCTGACCGAGGCGGCCAGGGCCGGTAGCCTGTCTCAGGCCGAGCTCGCCGGCGCCACCATCAGCCTGTCCAATATCGGCGTGCTGGGCGGTACCGTCTCCACCCCCATCGTCACTCCGCCTCAGCTCGCCATTGCCGCCCTGGGGCGGTTGCAACGGTTGCCCCGGTTCGATGAGCAGGACCGGGTGGTGGCTCGGCAGTTGATGACGGTGTGCTGGTCGGCGGATCACCGAGTGATCGACGGCGCCACCCTGGCCCGCTTCAACCGCTGCTGGCAGGGCTACCTGGAACAGCCCGGGCGCATGCTGGCCCGGCTGCACTGA
- a CDS encoding protein kinase domain-containing protein: MDVLGNFYIPEEQSIYLLSANDAQKLKDWIALCIAELEKLGYRDIILAGKGVYGFTFAGTGERGEQVAFKFSRLDLPEAVRERLADEAYMLSCVRHPLIPEYLAYALRGRQGILLMSRAPGEDLEHYSLRRGRLSAREVIDIAAQLADILQALRRQTRDGEPAPVVHGDIKPSNIMYDPGSGRISLVDWGSSVFAQQDADGHWAGAGGLALLSGDLQQSNARMGDVYFIGPEQLAGALSSPRFDEQGVAGTLYALASGQGCRFGRKAMPAASLGLPLEFARLLDALLDDDPERRRRAGDYWMAAMPRLKQLVLPELPLFDDKPQLPVWPGSGTWDIDTVVYSSRKSFLREHSEREDIQQVADAQLERYYKQYLEGMGETEKAFVAAVGRLGRYPVMGGLAIHWHDGGVDIDSSLNLYDKALLPAFGVAVNNVVALARAITKNGVFKACLFNARNTLHLSRSGPAQPFMPAPAMRIPYRLADSPDTGADRQPHSYFEDGRDPDEQLVLPEEIMAVIARLNHIHHSGCIIFEVTSDHLKLHSYYRLLDVAAEAEFAALLAQIVAHIPLITDTGVGGFMKLPCKNTRFFSRQPVQPERFYPANPRAWSRTNASSSG, from the coding sequence ATGGACGTTCTGGGCAACTTTTACATTCCCGAAGAGCAGTCCATCTATTTGCTGAGCGCCAACGATGCGCAAAAGCTGAAGGACTGGATTGCCCTGTGCATCGCCGAGCTGGAAAAGCTCGGCTACCGCGACATCATCCTGGCGGGCAAGGGAGTATACGGCTTTACCTTTGCCGGCACCGGCGAACGGGGCGAGCAGGTGGCGTTCAAGTTTTCCCGACTCGATTTGCCCGAAGCGGTGCGCGAACGGCTGGCCGACGAGGCCTATATGTTGTCCTGCGTGCGGCATCCGCTGATCCCTGAATACCTGGCCTATGCCCTGCGCGGCCGTCAGGGCATTTTGCTGATGAGTCGGGCGCCGGGGGAAGATCTGGAGCACTACAGCCTGCGCCGGGGTCGCCTTTCGGCCCGTGAAGTGATCGACATTGCCGCCCAGCTGGCGGACATTCTGCAGGCCCTGCGCCGACAGACGCGGGACGGTGAACCGGCGCCCGTGGTGCACGGCGATATCAAGCCGTCCAACATCATGTATGACCCCGGCAGTGGGCGTATCAGCCTGGTGGACTGGGGCTCGTCGGTGTTTGCCCAGCAGGATGCCGATGGCCACTGGGCCGGGGCCGGCGGGTTGGCGCTGCTGTCGGGAGATTTGCAGCAGTCCAACGCCCGCATGGGGGATGTTTATTTTATCGGGCCCGAACAGCTGGCCGGGGCGCTGTCGAGCCCCCGCTTTGACGAGCAAGGAGTGGCCGGCACCCTGTACGCGCTGGCCTCGGGCCAGGGCTGTCGCTTTGGCCGTAAGGCCATGCCCGCCGCCAGCCTGGGCCTGCCACTAGAGTTCGCCCGGCTGCTCGATGCCCTGCTGGACGACGATCCCGAGCGTCGCCGCCGGGCCGGGGACTATTGGATGGCGGCCATGCCCCGGCTTAAACAACTGGTGCTGCCCGAGCTGCCCCTGTTTGACGACAAGCCGCAATTGCCGGTGTGGCCCGGCTCGGGAACGTGGGACATCGACACCGTGGTGTATTCGTCACGCAAGTCCTTTCTCCGTGAGCACAGCGAACGAGAAGACATACAACAGGTTGCCGATGCCCAGCTGGAGCGCTATTACAAACAATACCTCGAAGGCATGGGGGAGACCGAAAAGGCCTTTGTGGCGGCGGTCGGCCGGTTGGGGCGCTACCCGGTGATGGGTGGCCTGGCCATTCACTGGCACGACGGCGGCGTGGACATCGACTCCAGCCTCAATCTCTATGACAAGGCGCTGCTGCCAGCCTTTGGTGTGGCGGTTAACAATGTGGTTGCCCTGGCCCGGGCCATTACCAAAAACGGCGTGTTCAAGGCGTGCTTGTTCAACGCGCGCAACACCCTGCATTTAAGCCGCAGCGGGCCTGCTCAGCCCTTTATGCCGGCGCCGGCCATGCGTATTCCCTACCGGCTGGCGGACAGCCCCGACACCGGGGCCGATCGCCAGCCTCACTCCTATTTTGAAGACGGTCGTGATCCGGATGAGCAACTGGTGCTGCCCGAGGAGATCATGGCGGTAATAGCCAGGCTCAACCACATTCACCACAGCGGCTGCATTATTTTTGAAGTGACGTCCGATCATCTCAAGTTGCACAGCTACTACCGGCTGCTGGATGTGGCCGCCGAGGCCGAATTCGCCGCCCTGCTGGCGCAAATTGTCGCGCATATTCCGCTGATCACCGACACGGGGGTGGGGGGCTTTATGAAGCTGCCCTGCAAGAATACGCGGTTTTTTAGCCGCCAGCCGGTGCAGCCCGAGCGCTTTTACCCCGCCAACCCCCGGGCCTGGTCGAGAACAAACGCTTCCAGCTCGGGATAA
- a CDS encoding ACP phosphodiesterase: MNYLAHLHLAELSHTSLAGALLGEYARGAVDTSLPASLQIGIILHRRIDSFTDAHALHAVRVRALPPPFRRFGGIITDMMFDHFLARHWSRYHALPLDEFVRQAHERLTPDRHWPEAMVRLVAGLKQSGMLARYRDFDALLGALARIDQRFKRPTPLPRCRPLLEQHYGDMETAFLHFYPELEAFVLDQARGLAG; encoded by the coding sequence ATGAATTACCTGGCTCACCTGCACCTGGCCGAACTCAGCCACACCAGCCTGGCCGGCGCCCTGCTGGGGGAATATGCCCGAGGCGCGGTGGATACGTCCCTGCCCGCCTCATTGCAGATTGGCATTATACTGCACCGGCGCATCGACAGCTTTACCGATGCCCACGCGCTGCACGCGGTCAGGGTGCGCGCCCTGCCGCCGCCCTTTCGTCGCTTTGGCGGCATTATCACCGACATGATGTTCGATCATTTTCTGGCCCGGCACTGGTCCCGCTACCATGCGCTGCCCCTTGACGAGTTTGTCCGACAGGCCCACGAACGGTTGACGCCCGACCGGCACTGGCCCGAGGCCATGGTGCGGCTGGTGGCCGGACTAAAGCAAAGTGGCATGCTCGCCCGCTACCGGGACTTTGACGCCCTGCTCGGCGCTCTGGCACGCATTGACCAGCGCTTTAAACGACCTACTCCCCTGCCCCGGTGCCGGCCGCTGCTGGAGCAGCATTACGGCGACATGGAAACCGCCTTCCTTCACTTTTATCCCGAGCTGGAAGCGTTTGTTCTCGACCAGGCCCGGGGGTTGGCGGGGTAA
- a CDS encoding CBS domain-containing protein, whose product MPAIVSEIMSSRVLGLPPSATLAEARTLMQRHHIRHLPVLEQDRLVGLVSQRDILAAQESSLEQGRNGQFLEHHMLSEIMKTGVTTVSPRAGIREAALYLQKHKYGCLPVVDKGRLVGIVTDSDFVAVAIHLLEVLDNQLDEQDDELDAGEVDELQAETDGAEYRDDSPN is encoded by the coding sequence ATGCCGGCCATTGTTTCCGAAATAATGTCATCCCGCGTTCTGGGGCTGCCTCCTTCCGCCACCCTGGCCGAAGCCCGCACCCTGATGCAGCGCCATCATATTCGCCACCTGCCGGTGCTGGAGCAGGATCGGCTGGTTGGCCTGGTCAGCCAGCGGGACATTCTCGCCGCTCAGGAGTCCAGCCTGGAGCAGGGCCGCAACGGCCAGTTCCTTGAACACCACATGCTGTCGGAAATCATGAAAACCGGTGTCACCACCGTCAGCCCCCGGGCCGGCATTCGCGAGGCGGCGCTGTACCTGCAAAAGCACAAATACGGCTGCCTGCCGGTGGTGGACAAGGGCAGGCTGGTGGGCATCGTCACCGACAGCGATTTTGTGGCGGTGGCCATTCACCTGCTGGAGGTGCTCGACAATCAACTGGACGAGCAGGATGACGAGCTCGACGCCGGCGAGGTGGATGAACTGCAGGCCGAGACCGACGGCGCCGAATACCGGGACGACTCCCCCAACTAA
- the queA gene encoding tRNA preQ1(34) S-adenosylmethionine ribosyltransferase-isomerase QueA — MQVQDFSFELPDELIARHPMPERTASRLLQLDGNTGNLVHGRFGDILDLINPGDLLVFNNTRVIPARLFGRKASGGKLEVLVERMLDDKRVLAHVRSSKSPKPGTELILEPDVHATMVARHDALFEIEFNDDRSVLEILEAVGHMPLPPYIDRPDTDADKERYQTVYNEKPGAVAAPTAGLHFDEPLLNAIRAKGAELAFITLHVGAGTFQPVRVDNVLEHKMHAEYIEVPAEVVAQIEATRARGGRVIAVGTTSVRSLESAAQASLAKGEPLAPFYGDTDIFIYPGYRFQLVDAMVTNFHLPESTLIMLVSAFAGQDHIMEAYRQAVAERYRFFSYGDAMFITRQIK, encoded by the coding sequence ATGCAGGTCCAAGATTTTTCCTTTGAACTTCCCGATGAACTCATTGCCCGCCACCCCATGCCCGAGCGCACCGCCAGCCGGCTGTTGCAGCTGGACGGCAATACCGGGAACCTGGTGCACGGCCGCTTTGGCGACATTCTGGACCTGATCAATCCCGGCGACCTGCTGGTGTTCAATAACACTCGGGTCATTCCGGCCCGGCTGTTCGGCCGCAAGGCCAGCGGTGGCAAGCTGGAAGTGCTGGTGGAACGCATGCTTGACGACAAACGGGTGCTGGCCCATGTGCGTTCCTCCAAGTCGCCCAAACCCGGCACCGAGCTTATTCTTGAGCCCGACGTTCACGCCACCATGGTGGCCCGCCACGATGCCCTGTTTGAAATCGAGTTCAACGACGACCGTAGCGTGCTGGAGATCCTTGAAGCGGTGGGGCACATGCCGCTGCCGCCCTATATCGATCGGCCCGACACCGACGCCGACAAGGAACGCTACCAGACCGTCTACAACGAAAAGCCCGGCGCAGTGGCGGCACCCACCGCCGGCCTGCACTTCGACGAGCCGCTGCTGAACGCCATTCGCGCCAAGGGCGCCGAGCTTGCCTTTATTACCCTGCACGTGGGCGCGGGCACCTTTCAGCCGGTGCGGGTCGACAATGTGCTTGAGCACAAAATGCATGCCGAATACATCGAAGTGCCTGCCGAGGTAGTGGCGCAAATCGAGGCGACCCGGGCCCGTGGCGGCCGGGTGATTGCGGTGGGCACCACCTCGGTACGGTCGCTCGAAAGCGCGGCTCAGGCCAGCCTCGCCAAAGGCGAGCCGCTGGCGCCTTTTTATGGCGACACCGACATCTTTATCTACCCCGGTTACCGCTTTCAGCTGGTGGACGCCATGGTTACCAACTTTCACCTGCCGGAGTCGACCCTGATCATGCTGGTCAGCGCCTTTGCCGGTCAGGACCACATTATGGAGGCCTACCGTCAGGCGGTGGCCGAGCGTTACCGTTTCTTCAGTTACGGCGATGCCATGTTTATTACCAGACAGATCAAGTGA
- the tgt gene encoding tRNA guanosine(34) transglycosylase Tgt, translating to MKFELDTTDGRARRGRLIFDRGVVETPAFMPVGTYGTVKGMTPEEVAATGAHILLGNTFHLWIRPGQEVMKMHGDLHDFMNWQGPILTDSGGFQVFSLGDIRKITEEGVHFRNPVNGDKIFLSPEVSMEIQYDLGSDIVMIMDECTPYPATWEEAKKSMEMSLRWAKRSRDHFDKQGNKNALFGIIQGSVYEDLRDQSLEGLLDIGFDGYAVGGLAVGEPKHEMHKVLEHTCPKIPEDKPRYLMGVGKPEDLVEGVRRGIDMFDCVMPTRNARNGHLFTTDGVVKIRNAKHKTDTGPLDADCDCYTCKNYSRAYLYHLDKCNEILGARLNTIHNLRYYQRVMEGLRGAIEQGKLDDFVAEFYRRQGKPVPPLGQPASTSE from the coding sequence ATGAAATTTGAACTGGATACCACAGACGGACGCGCCCGCCGCGGTCGGCTGATCTTTGACCGGGGCGTGGTGGAAACCCCGGCCTTTATGCCCGTGGGCACCTATGGCACCGTCAAGGGCATGACGCCCGAAGAAGTGGCCGCCACCGGCGCCCATATTCTGCTGGGCAACACCTTTCACCTGTGGATTCGTCCCGGCCAGGAAGTGATGAAAATGCACGGCGATCTGCACGACTTTATGAACTGGCAGGGACCCATTCTCACCGACTCCGGCGGCTTTCAGGTATTCAGCCTGGGGGACATTCGCAAGATCACCGAGGAAGGCGTGCATTTCCGCAATCCGGTGAACGGCGACAAGATTTTCCTTTCCCCCGAAGTGTCCATGGAGATCCAGTACGATCTGGGCTCCGACATCGTGATGATCATGGACGAGTGCACCCCGTACCCGGCCACCTGGGAAGAAGCCAAGAAGTCCATGGAAATGTCCCTGCGCTGGGCCAAGCGTTCCCGGGATCATTTCGACAAGCAGGGCAACAAGAACGCCCTGTTTGGCATTATTCAGGGCAGCGTTTACGAAGATCTGCGGGATCAGTCTCTGGAAGGCCTGCTCGACATTGGCTTTGACGGTTATGCCGTGGGCGGCCTGGCGGTGGGTGAGCCCAAGCACGAGATGCACAAGGTGCTGGAGCATACCTGTCCGAAAATTCCCGAAGACAAGCCCCGTTACCTGATGGGCGTGGGCAAGCCGGAAGATCTGGTGGAAGGCGTGCGCCGGGGTATCGACATGTTTGACTGCGTGATGCCCACCCGCAACGCCCGTAACGGCCACCTGTTCACCACCGACGGCGTGGTCAAGATTCGCAACGCCAAACACAAGACCGATACCGGCCCGCTGGACGCCGATTGCGATTGCTATACCTGCAAAAATTACTCCCGCGCCTATCTGTATCACCTGGACAAATGCAACGAGATTCTGGGTGCGCGTTTAAACACCATTCACAACCTGCGTTACTACCAGCGGGTGATGGAAGGTTTACGCGGCGCCATTGAGCAGGGTAAATTAGATGACTTTGTGGCAGAGTTCTATCGTCGGCAGGGCAAACCCGTGCCGCCGCTGGGTCAGCCAGCATCCACGAGTGAATAA